In Betta splendens chromosome 19, fBetSpl5.4, whole genome shotgun sequence, the following proteins share a genomic window:
- the LOC114845691 gene encoding SH3 and multiple ankyrin repeat domains protein 1-like, with protein sequence MLGNNEHFYPGQDDKDGEDEEEEEEQAGENGEGDRGRDTENGVLEGLEEREMTGGRQSWEGKGGDAMKPAAIVVGRQRAERPFRPGLLGSRGIPYTAGHVPLYHHAASKQQNLIAANQQPHHPGLNALQKRRAPMERSMTTAAPLEDAFLTMMVFRVGIPDIKQTRCLQFDQDCTVWHAKQQIICSLTESLWDVYNYGLFLPAGDGQDAKFLEEERALREYAQSFEKGVPYLEFRYKTRVYKQTNLDEKALAKLSSKASLKKFLDYVQTGAIEKMAKILDKGLDPNFHDPDNGETPLSVAMQSGLSLDGIRVLVQGGAHLDFRTRDGLTPLHKAVRAHNPGGLMALLSLGASPDYKDRCGLTPLYHTVLAGGDTSCCETLLYYRAKLGTRDENGWDESHQRRDEEEFGMEEIHKACQNGFAQHLEHLLFYGADTTSQNASGNTALHISALYNKESCVRVLLYRGANKEAKNKHGQTPFQLAVMSGHFELGELLKNHKDSDVVPFLESPKYVPKRRESSHTLPLPSLHSHPLLRANSDNTMTQSDPLGLPIKAGTNPNPGQAQRRASIGMRSSSSPRTRTRSPSRGRGGGQSDTEERHRQPRGRHGATSAGSGGGQVKRMYSAVPGRVYVATRAHSAAGDRELSLSKGDKVKVLSVGEGGYWEGTVKGRTGWFPSDCVEEVAALGKDNRSETRSDKAKRKLFRNVTVGAYDGTEGPSDYIIKEKTVLLQKKDNEGFGFVLRGAKAQTPIEEFTPTPAFPALQYLESVDEGGVAWRAGLRMGDFLIEVNGQNVVKVGHRQVVNMIRQGGNSLMVKVVMVARNPELEDTARKRAPQQTKRLTPPAIALRSKSMTSELEDMVDKAASPWKKKAEYESSQGPDKKRTVYQMALNKLDEILAAAQHTITSDNQGQRGHGGKRDRSKSIVANEQPYEQQASVSLVQPGPGFGYNQAHFQPGHGPQHAVMMRQKSIGVTEEERQYLHPPAMKLARSLSVPGPEEIPPPPNTSAPEPPLSAGPHPGRGPAMPIPSVSQTHFQFHSQQVHPTQAGWERGVPGGMSQQVMVPTLRRQSEGLCGREQEAPRRGGGKMGGLRRGYSSATPPTSAKPKAQQAQPQHTHMANQQGGGVGRGAARRGGRGALMKQSKVEDGLRQHRGKGGTAKEKSSIPIPTIIVKAPSTSSSGRSSQGSSMEAEPSQDAGDQTSADAGPDSLNANLPSPLTPSPPQPPTASPMASSTAAPPVSSQQISDNLEYTSTFGTATGGGGARRERERFREMRRKSASFFLSSEEDIQGEAGGGVGEGAGPTGPRIQPLQGSQMEVPAPRLRPSKSIDEGMFSGDNYINYSSSMPPAFGLPEYSSPVLSQDGQPKSAPSMYGAQPATTFIHPLTGKVLDPSSPLGLALAARERALKDDHKTRREDRHFGRQLSTVGSFPTPVQTPTPSLFATPTQSTYNSPVSLHLSSPTTTTSPASLSRPQSPRILRLGGGGERMDREKEGGPREGLRVRFSEDRNSQYSTQYYPQSPRERERDKEVYDARSAPPIQPPPPPAQPAPRRPSFLQMESAPNTSYIPQYTVPTAPAQTQDAMGEQRAGAGGGLGLMVLPPPAPSVDADDEFVFADPLPPPLQFANGKRERIQASHQQHQHPSQHSAAAPPPPPPLPSPKSSTAQASPQGGDSAASSLTSYDSEVANLTQSAFSPSYPSPQIFPPSSTNTTSASALPPTSLHRPQPVSQPHPYYSGPNDHSVGGHPPAQDRGTAALTTTMTYATTTMTATAAATTTTISPASFEYSITMAGPKAGLSTGGKAADHSHHTTGTPKSGDWQDTVVDSGIEELDSHSSSDHHLEMLGLRGERGGVLGEGEKGGEHQDSCTTYSGGQIYEVHSAKLANPVFPKMTHYKEGGGRVSSVALRRQNSTNPAPLQLHRQTNPEDARLDGALLDERKCKQSRDKMEDGFSSALAACLERPMDARSLTWGEVEEHEHGGGVQRPSMVLEGRRLHSPLSGVKASIINELSSKLQQMSSMKSMDDWGHAPKSPTMHRYSADFTDAFHSPPSGRSTSPLPTSSPQHRQILTPNLSATPSVSPSPQVPVQRNWTRSPSPQMPSSPVHSHPPHSPTYCPYPTSPKHRSKMRRQTFDFQCSPTKERSAVSRRRAPSPLIYNTEQPNPTPPRPSSLPILPSTPVYSNPFDFPGPLTPPSPGISLGDTYKASTPPLFSPSGIQSPNPLLVSRSMSPTHFLSGASSPLHLPPSPSCLNYPHLTPPPPAKPFAVKPLPYWTKYDVADWLAYLNLGEHRERFIDNEIDGSHLPSLTKDDFLDLGVTRVGHRMNIERALKKLTDRRLSPLHVTTSPRDTD encoded by the exons ATGCTGGGAAATAACGAGCACTTTTATCCCGGTCAGGATGACAAAGacggagaggatgaggaggaggaagaggagcaggcaggagagAACGGGGAAGGGGACCGGGGACGAGACACGGAGAATGGAGTGTTAGAGGgtctggaggagagggagatgacGGGGGGACGACAGTCCTGGGAAGGCAAGGGCGGCGACGCCATGAAACCGGCAGCCATTGTGGTGGGCAGACAGAGGGCAGAGCGGCCGTTCAGGCCCGGCCTTCTGGGCAGCCGGGGAATCCCCTACACGGCCGGTCACGTCCCGCTTTATCACCACGCAGCCAGTAAACAGCAGAATTTGATcgcagccaatcagcagcctCACCACCCGGGACTGAACGCCCTCCAGAAAAGACGGGCCCCAATGGAGCGCAGCATGAccacggcggcgccgctggaGGACGCCTTCCTCACCATGATGGTGTTTCGGGTCGGGATCCCTGACATCAAACAAACG AGATGTCTCCAGTTTGACCAGGACTGCACCGTGTGGCACGCCAAGCAGCAGATCATCTGCTCCCTCACCGAGTCGCTGTGGGACGTCTACAACTACGGCCTCTTCCTTCCGGCGGGAGACGGACAGGACGCCAAGttcctggaggaggagcgggcccTGAGGGAGTACGCACAGTCCTTTGAGAAGGGAGTGCCTTATCTGGAG TTTAGATACAAAACCAGAGTTTATAAGCAGACTAATCTGGATGAGAAGGCTCTCGCCAAGCTCAGCTCAAAG GCCAGTCTGAAGAAGTTCCTGGATTACGTTCAGACTGGAGCAATAGAGAAAATGGCAAAAATCCTGGATAAAGGTCTGGATCCAAATTTCCACGACCCTGACAACGGAG AGACCCCGCTCTCCGTGGCCATGCAGTCCGGCCTGTCGCTGGACGGCATCAGGGTGCTGGTCCAGGGAGGGGCTCACTTGGACTTCAGGACCCGGGACGGCCTGACGCCGCTGCACAAAGCCGTGCGGGCCCACAACCCCGGCGGGCTGATG GCCCTCCTGTCCCTGGGGGCGTCTCCGGACTATAAAGACCGCTGTGGCCTGACCCCGCTGTACCACACTGTACTGGCAGGGGGCGACACCTCCTGCTGCGAGACCCTGCTCTACTACCGGGCAAAGTTGGGGACGAGGGACGAGAACGGCTGGGACGAGAGTCACCAG CGCAGGGATGAAGAGGAGTTTGGAATGGAAGAAATACATAAG GCTTGTCAGAACGGCTTTGCCCAGCACTTGGAGCATCTGCTGTTTTACGGAGCAGACACCACGTCTCAAAACGCCTCAGGAAACACCGCACTTCACATTTCGGCCCTGTACAACAAG GAGAGCTGTGTCCGCGTTCTCCTGTACAGGGGAGCCAATAAAGAGGCCAAGAACAAGCACGGTCAAACCCCTTTTCAG CTTGCTGTAATGTCTGGTCACTTTGAACTCGGGGAACTTCTGAAGAACCACAAAGATTCGGACGTAG TGCCCTTTTTGGAATCTCCAAAGTATGTTCCTAAGAGAAGAGAGAGTTCCCACACGCTGCCTCTTCCCTCGCTTCACTCCCACCCTCTGCTGCGAGCCAACAGCGATAACACCATGACCCAGTCGGACCCCCTGGGGTTGCCCATCAAGGCTGGAACCAATCCCAACCCCGGACAG GCCCAGCGCAGGGCCTCCATAGGCATGAGAAGCTCCAGCAGCCCCAGAACCCGCACCCGGTCCCCATccagaggaaggggaggaggccAAAGCGACACCGAGGAGAGGCATCGGCAGCCACGAGGCCGACACGG GGCAACCTCGGCGGGCAGCGGGGGAGGTCAGGTGAAGCGCATGTACAGCGCAGTGCCGGGGCGGGTGTACGTGGCCACTCGGGCCCACTCGGCCGCCGGAGACAGGGAGCTGTCCCTCAGCAAAGGGGACAAAGTTAAAG TGCTGAGTGTGGGAGAGGGGGGGTACTGGGAGGGCACAGTTAAAGGTCGCACCGGCTGGTTCCCTTCAGACTGCGTGGAAGAGGTGGCGGCTCTCGGCAAAGACAATCGATCAG AGACGCGGAGCGACAAAGCCAAGAGGAAGCTCTTCCGCAATGTCACCGTCGGAGCCTATGACGGCACCGAGGGCCCCAG TGACTACATCATTAAGGAGAAGACAGTGCTCCTACAGAAGAAAGACAATGAGGGCTTTGGCTTTGTGCTTAGGGGAGCCAAAG CTCAGACTCCCATAGAGGAGTTCACCCCGACGCcagcttttcctgctctgcagtacCTGGAGTCTGTGGATGAGGGAGGAGTGGCATGGAGGGCCGGCCTGAGGATGGGCGACTTCCTCATCGAG GTTAACGGCCAGAACGTAGTGAAAGTTGGCCACCGGCAGGTGGTCAACATGATCCGACAGGGCGGCAACAGCCTGATGGTGAAGGTGGTGATGGTCGCCCGGAACCCCGAACTGGAGGACACGGCTCGGAAGAGAG CTCCACAGCAGACCAAGAGGCTGACTCCTCCCGCCATCGCCCTGCGCTCCAAGTCAATGACATCAGAGCTGGAGGACATGG TGGACAAAG cagcctctccGTGGAAAAAGAAAGCAG AATACGAGTCGTCTCAGGGCCCCGATAAGAAGAGGACAGTCTATCAGATGGCACTAA ATAAACTGGACGAAATCCTGGCTGCTGCCCAGCACACCATTACATCAGACAACCAGGGCCAGAGAGGTCACGGGGGAAAGAGGGACCGGAGCAAAAGCATTGTTGCAAATGAG CAACCCTATGAGCAGCAGGCTTCTGTGAGCTTGGTGCAGCCTGGGCCCGGCTTTGGCTACAACCAAGCTCATTTCCAACCGGGCCACGGTCCTCAGCATGCGGTCATGATGCGGCAAAAATCTATCG gCGTAACAGAGGAGGAAAGGCAATACCTCCACCCACCTGCTATGAAGCTGGCTCGCAGCCTGTCGGTGCCAGGGCCAGAGGaaatccccccaccccccaacacCTCTGCACCAGAGCCCCCTCTATCTGCAGGACCTCATCCTGGCAGAGGCCCGGCTATGCCCATACCCTCTGTCTCTCAAACCCATTTCCAGTTCCACTCCCAACAAGTGCATCCTACTCAAGCAGGCTGGGAGAGGGGAGTCCCCGGTGGGATGAGCCAGCAGGTTATGGTGCCCACCCTCCGAAGACAGTCGGAAGGACTATGTGGCAGAGAGCAGGAGGCGCCCAGGAGAGGTGGGGGCAAGATGGGGGGGTTAAGGAGAGGCTACAGCAGTGCTACGCCGCCTACAAGTGCGAAGCCGAAGGCCCAGCAAGCGCAGCCGCAACACACGCACATGGCCAACCAGCAGGGGGGAGGGGTTGGCAGGGGGGCGGCCAGGAGGGGCGGCCGAGGGGCGCTGATGAAGCAGTCCAAGGTGGAAGACGGCCTGCGGCAGCACCGGGGGAAGGGGGGCACGGCCAAGGAGAAGAGCTCCATCCCCATCCCCACCATCATTGTTAAAGccccctccaccagcagcagcgggcGGAGCAGCCAGGGCAGCAGCATGGAGGCGGAGCCCTCCCAAGACGCCGGGGACCAGACATCGGCCGACGCCGGCCCGGACAGCCTCAACGCCAACCTGCCCTCGCCTCTCACCCCCTCGCCGCCCCAGCCCCCCACAGCCAGCCCCATGGCGTCGTCGACCGCTGCGCCGCCGGTTTCCTCGCAGCAGATCTCGGACAACTTGGAATACACGTCGACGTTCGGCACGGCGACCGGGGGAGGGGGCGCGCGGCGAGAACGGGAGCGTTTTAGGGAGATGCGAAGGAAGAGCGCGTCGTTCTTCCTCTCGTCCGAGGAGGACATCCAGGGAGAAGCCGGGGGAGGCGTGGGCGAGGGAGCAGGACCAACAGGACCCCGAATCCAACCTCTACAGGGCTCCCAAATGGAGGTGCCCGCCCCACGACTTCGACCCTCCAAGTCTATAGATGAGGGCATGTTTTCTGGAGACAACTACATCAACTACTCCAGCAGCATGCCCCCAGCCTTTGGCCTGCCAGAGTATTCCTCCCCTGTCCTCAGTCAGGATGGACAGCCAAAGTCGGCCCCCTCCATGTACGGCGCTCAGCCGGCTACTACCTTTATTCACCCGCTGACGGGGAAGGTTCTGGACCCCTCCTCCCCACTCGGCTTAGCCCTGGCTGCAAGAGAAAGAGCCCTTAAGGATGACCACAAGACTCGCAGAGAGGACAGGCACTTTGGTCGGCAGTTGTCCACAGTTGGGTCGTTCCCCACCCCGGTTCAGACCCCAACCCCTTCTCTCTTCGCAACCCCTACACAATCAACCTACAATTCTCCAGTGTCCCTCCACCTGAgctctcccaccaccaccacctcgcCTGCATCCCTGAGTCGGCCACAGTCACCAAGGATTTTACGtttgggaggaggtggggagagAATGgacagagaaaaggagggaggacctAGGGAGGGTCTTAGAGTTCGCTTTTCCGAGGACAGAAACAGTCAGTATTCAACCCAGTATTACCCACAGAGCCCCAGGGAGCgagaaagagacaaggaggTGTACGACGCTCGGTCTGCTCCACCCATacagcctcctccacctccagctcagcccgcaCCCCGCAGACCTTCTTTTCTGCAGATGGAAAGTGCTCCAAACACCAGCTACATCCCACAGTACACCGTCCCCACAGCCCCGGCTCAGACACAAGACGCTATGGGAGAGCAAAgggcaggagcaggtggaggtctGGGACTGATGGTTCTCCCTCCACCAGCTCCGTCAGTAGATGCAGATGATGAGTTTGTCTTTGCAGAtcccctgcctcctcctctacagTTTGCTAAtggcaagagagagagaatccaGGCGTCTCATCAGCAACATCAGCACCCAAGTCagcactctgctgctgctccaccccCTCCGCCCCCTCTTCCGTCTCCCAAGTCCTCGACTGCCCAAGCCTCTCCACAGGGTGGTGACTCTGCCGCCTCCAGCCTCACGTCTTACGACAGCGAAGTCGCCAACCTTACGCAGTCAGCTTTTTCCCCGTCTTATCCATCCCCACAGATATTTCCCCCTTCCTCCACCAACACCACCTCCGCTTCTGCTCTGCCTCCGACATCACTACACAGACCTCAGCCCGTGTCCCAGCCTCATCCCTATTACAGCGGTCCCAACGACCACTCGGTAGGTGGTCACCCCCCAGCGCAGGACAGAGGCACAGCTGCCCTCACCACCACCATGACCTATGCTACCACTACCATGACCGCTACTGctgccgccaccaccaccacgatCTCACCAGCTTCATTTGAATACAGCATTACCATGGCTGGGCCCAAAGCTGGCCTCAGCACGGGGGGCAAAGCTGCTGACCACTCACATCACACTACAGGTACGCCTAAGAGTGGAGACTGGCAAGATACTGTGGTAGACTCTGGTATTGAGGAGCTGGACAGTCATAGCAGTAGCGACCACCATTTAGAAATGCTGGGgctgaggggagagaggggaggggtcctaggagagggagagaaaggcgGTGAACATCAGGATTCTTGCACAACCTACTCAGGTGGGCAAATATATGAGGTGCACAGTGCCAAACTGGCAAACCCCGTGTTTCCAAAGATGACTCATTacaaggaggggggagggagggtcTCATCTGTAGCGTTACGTAGGCAGAACAGCACCAAccctgctcctctgcagttGCACAGACAAACCAACCCGGAAGATGCCAGGTTAGATGGAGCTCTCCTAGATGAAAGGAAGTGTAAGCAAAGTCGAGACAAAATGGAGGACGGCTTTAGCTCGGCCCTCGCTGCCTGCTTAGAGAGGCCTATGGACGCTCGGTCGCTGACCTGGGGGGAGGTTGAGGAACATGAGCACGGGGGAGGAGTCCAGAGGCCTAGCATGGTTTTGGAGGGCCGCAGGCTGCATTCGCCTCTTTCAGGCGTAAAGGCCAGTATCATTAATGAACTAAGCTCCAAACTGCAACAGATGAGTAGCATGAAGAGCATGGACGACTGGGGTCACGCTCCCAAATCACCCACCATGCACAG GTACTCAGCGGATTTCACCGATGCATTTCACAGCCCCCCTTCCGGGCGCTCCACCTCGCCGTTACCCACTTCCTCCCCGCAGCATCGTCAGATCCTGACGCCGAACCTGTCGGCCACCCCGtccgtctccccctcccctcaAGTACCAGTTCAGCGCAACTGGACCCGCTCCCCGTCTCCACAGATGCCTTCATCCCCGGTGCATTCGCACCCTCCCCATTCCCCGACCTACTGCCCGTATCCAACATCACCGAAGCATCGATCCAAGATGCGAAGGCAGACTTTTGATTTCCAGTGCAGTCCCACAAAGGAGCGGTCTGCAGTCTCCCGGCGCCGAGCTCCGAGTCCTCTTATTTATAACACCGAGCAACCAAACCCCACACCTCCCAGACCTTCCTCTCTTCCCATTCTTCCCAGCACACCTGTCTACAGCAATCCTTTCGACTTCCCTGGGCCCCTTACTCCTCCATCTCCAGGCATATCCCTTGGTGACACCTACAAGGCTTCAACACCTCCCCTGTTCTCCCCATCTGGCATACAAAGTCCAAACCCTTTACTTGTGTCCCGCTCTATGTCCCCCACTCATTTTCTCTCTGGGGCCTCCTCCCCTTTGCACTTGCCCCCTAGTCCATCTTGCCTGAATTATCCCCAtctcactcctcctccaccagccaaACCCTTCGCCGTTAAGCCGCTGCCCTACTGGACCAAGTACGACGTGGCAGACTGGCTGGCTTACCTAAACCTGGGTGAACACCGGGAGCGTTTTATAGACAATGAGATCGACGGATCGCACCTCCCTTCGCTCACCAAGGACGACTTCTTGGACCTGGGGGTGACACGCGTCGGACACCGCATGAACATCGAGAGGGCGCTGAAGAAACTCACTGACAG GCGGCTCTCTCCTTTGCATGTCACTACTTCTCCCCGAGACACAGACTGA
- the LOC114845722 gene encoding protein kinase C and casein kinase substrate in neurons protein 3-like isoform X1: MMSQPRGEESEKDAALIMAGLPKEPPQDGKKQSFWMPGNYVATVHRTEQSFQACNDIVACFAERAKVEKQYAQQLSQWSSKWKSIVDSRPLYGSLMRAWQCFFSSAERLAALHCSVSQALAAEEGGRVKTWQKETFPKKIFCGFKESHDNNASFSRAQKPWSKKLLKLEKTRAEYHKACQREQAAVDKEKQVSDSTEMSPEKKQKFTAAREKAAEERERTRERYEKTLEDVSTYTPRYMEEMEAVFEQAQEEERKRISFLKQVFLSIHRHLDVTNNESVKAVYSDLHSTLMSIDEQDDLKWWKNNHGPSMPTDWPKIEEWVPPVKKLKRKKRNQKGKESRPVMIGGVKVRALYEYKGEEEDELSFRAGEVFLKVEEEDDQGWCRGVLSGGKEGFYPANYVQVVD, encoded by the exons ATGATGTCACAGCcgagaggggaggagagcgagaaag ACGCGGCGCTAATAATGGCGGGCCTCCCCAAGGAGCCGCCCCAGGACGGCAAGAAGCAGAGCTTCTGGATG CCTGGGAACTACGTGGCCACGGTGCACAGGACCGAGCAGTCCTTCCAGGCCTGCAACGACATCGTGGCCTGCTTCGCCGAGAGGGCGAAGGTGGAGAAGCAGTACGCGCAGCAGCTGAGCCAGTGGAGCAGCAAGTGGAAGTCCATAGTGGATTCCC GGCCGCTCTATGGCTCCCTGATGAGGGCGTGGCAGTGCTTCTTCAGCTCGGCCGAGCGCCTGGCCGCCCTCCACTGCTCCGTGTCCCAGGccctggcggcggaggagggggggcgggtGAAGACCTGGCAGAAGGAGACCTTCCCCAAGAAGATCTTCTGCGGGTTCAAGGAGAGCCACGACAACAACGCGAGCTTCTCGCGAGCACAGAAACCCTGGTCCAAAAAGCTCCTGAAG CTGGAGAAGACCCGAGCTGAGTATCACAAGGCCTGTCAGAGAGAGCAGGCGGCTGTGGACAAAGAGAAGCAGGTGAGCGACAGCACGGAGATGAGTCcggagaagaagcagaagttCACGGCGGCCAGAGAGAAGGccgcggaggagagggagcgg ACGAGGGAGCGCTACGAGAAGACGCTGGAGGACGTGTCCACGTACACGCCGCGCtacatggaggagatggaggccgTCTTTGAGCaggcgcaggaggaggagaggaagcggatCAGCTTCCTCAAGCAGGTGTTCCTGTCCATCCACAGGCATCTGGACGTCACCAACAACGAGAG tgtgaagGCGGTGTACAGCGATCTCCACAGCACGCTGATGTCCATCGATGAGCAGGACGATCTGAAATGGTGGAAGAACAACCACGGGCCCAGCATGCCCACCGACTGGCCCAAGATCGAG GAATGGGTGCCACCTGTCAAAAAGttaaagagaaagaagaggaatcAGAAAGGGAAAGAGAGCCGACC CGTGATGATCGGGGGCGTGAAGGTGCGAGCGCTGTACGAGTACaaaggcgaggaggaggacgagctctCCTTCAGAGCAG GTGAGGTGTtcctgaaggtggaggaggaggacgaccaGGGCTGGTGTCGGGGCGTGCTGAGCGGGGGCAAGGAGGGCTTCTACCCGGCCAATTACGTCCAAGTGGTTGACTGA
- the LOC114845722 gene encoding protein kinase C and casein kinase substrate in neurons protein 3-like isoform X2, which produces MAGLPKEPPQDGKKQSFWMPGNYVATVHRTEQSFQACNDIVACFAERAKVEKQYAQQLSQWSSKWKSIVDSRPLYGSLMRAWQCFFSSAERLAALHCSVSQALAAEEGGRVKTWQKETFPKKIFCGFKESHDNNASFSRAQKPWSKKLLKLEKTRAEYHKACQREQAAVDKEKQVSDSTEMSPEKKQKFTAAREKAAEERERTRERYEKTLEDVSTYTPRYMEEMEAVFEQAQEEERKRISFLKQVFLSIHRHLDVTNNESVKAVYSDLHSTLMSIDEQDDLKWWKNNHGPSMPTDWPKIEEWVPPVKKLKRKKRNQKGKESRPVMIGGVKVRALYEYKGEEEDELSFRAGEVFLKVEEEDDQGWCRGVLSGGKEGFYPANYVQVVD; this is translated from the exons ATGGCGGGCCTCCCCAAGGAGCCGCCCCAGGACGGCAAGAAGCAGAGCTTCTGGATG CCTGGGAACTACGTGGCCACGGTGCACAGGACCGAGCAGTCCTTCCAGGCCTGCAACGACATCGTGGCCTGCTTCGCCGAGAGGGCGAAGGTGGAGAAGCAGTACGCGCAGCAGCTGAGCCAGTGGAGCAGCAAGTGGAAGTCCATAGTGGATTCCC GGCCGCTCTATGGCTCCCTGATGAGGGCGTGGCAGTGCTTCTTCAGCTCGGCCGAGCGCCTGGCCGCCCTCCACTGCTCCGTGTCCCAGGccctggcggcggaggagggggggcgggtGAAGACCTGGCAGAAGGAGACCTTCCCCAAGAAGATCTTCTGCGGGTTCAAGGAGAGCCACGACAACAACGCGAGCTTCTCGCGAGCACAGAAACCCTGGTCCAAAAAGCTCCTGAAG CTGGAGAAGACCCGAGCTGAGTATCACAAGGCCTGTCAGAGAGAGCAGGCGGCTGTGGACAAAGAGAAGCAGGTGAGCGACAGCACGGAGATGAGTCcggagaagaagcagaagttCACGGCGGCCAGAGAGAAGGccgcggaggagagggagcgg ACGAGGGAGCGCTACGAGAAGACGCTGGAGGACGTGTCCACGTACACGCCGCGCtacatggaggagatggaggccgTCTTTGAGCaggcgcaggaggaggagaggaagcggatCAGCTTCCTCAAGCAGGTGTTCCTGTCCATCCACAGGCATCTGGACGTCACCAACAACGAGAG tgtgaagGCGGTGTACAGCGATCTCCACAGCACGCTGATGTCCATCGATGAGCAGGACGATCTGAAATGGTGGAAGAACAACCACGGGCCCAGCATGCCCACCGACTGGCCCAAGATCGAG GAATGGGTGCCACCTGTCAAAAAGttaaagagaaagaagaggaatcAGAAAGGGAAAGAGAGCCGACC CGTGATGATCGGGGGCGTGAAGGTGCGAGCGCTGTACGAGTACaaaggcgaggaggaggacgagctctCCTTCAGAGCAG GTGAGGTGTtcctgaaggtggaggaggaggacgaccaGGGCTGGTGTCGGGGCGTGCTGAGCGGGGGCAAGGAGGGCTTCTACCCGGCCAATTACGTCCAAGTGGTTGACTGA